TAAGATAAAGGGCTATGGCCAGTGTAAGGGCTGGATCTACCCAATACGTTTGATAAAATTTCATTAACAACCCCCCTATTAAGACGGCAACTGACGCCATCATATCCGTCAATAAATGCAAATAGGCCGATTTCATGTTCATATTGCTATTGGCGTCCTTTTTTATCAGGAGCACACTAAAACCGTTGGCTGCTATCCCTAATAGCGACAACCAAATAACAAGGTCTGATTCGATTTCCTCGGGAGTGATAAACCTTTCGATGGCTTCTTTTATCAATATAATCGCAACCACGATTAGCGTAGCAGAATTTACAAATGCGGCGATAATTTCCGCTCTTTTGTAACCAAAAGTCTTGTTTGTGGAGGCCTCTTTCTTAGAAAGTACATTGGCGATATAACTTACGATAAGCGAAAGTACATCGCTAAAATTGTGAAGCGCATCCGAAATTAAGGCCAAACTTCCAGAGATAAGACCTCCTATTACTTGGGATACCGTTATAATTATATTAAGGAAAATAGAAATAAGAAGATTCTTCCCTTTTACCTTTGGGTGCGAATGTCCATGCGAATGATGGTGGTGGTGTCCGTGACCCATATTATATTGAGCTATTTACACGGTATTTTTTCTACACGACGTTCATGCCTACCTCCAGCAAATTCAGTTTTTAAGAACGTAGTTACCATTTCCAATGCCTGGGGCAGAGCTATATACCTAGCTGGCAAACTTAATATGTTCGCATCGTTGTGTTCCCTGGCTAATTCAACAATTTCTTTGTTCCAACAAAGTGCGGCACGTACTTTCTGATGCTTATTGGCCGTCATTGATGCGCCGTTACCACTTCCACAGATAATGATACCATAATCCACGGTACCATCTTCCACATCTTGGGCAACGGGATGTACAAAATCTGGATAATCCACACTATCGGAACCATCCGTACCATGGTTAAGCACTTCTATTTGCATGGATTTCAATAAACCTATTACGGCAAGCTTATATTCCGTTCCGGCATGGTCGTTACCTATAGCTATTTTCATATGGCGAAGTTTAATAGAGTTACATAGTAATGTTAAGTTGGGGAAACATCAATTTTAATAGGATAAAGGTACAACATACAGTAGCTCACCACAAAAAATCTATGTTTGACAACATAAATATAGTTTTCAATAAAATTAATTGTTCATTAGTGGGTTAGTACTTGTGGTATAACCTTTAAAAAATGTTTACAAAAAATTACACTTAAAGTTGTCAATTACAATTCTATTCTGCTTGTAAATAATTTTTTTAACTACATAATTAAACTATAATATTTAGTTACATCATTTAAAGAAATCAAGACCCTTTAGTTAACATCAATCTCACTTTAATTTATCAATAAAAACATGTTGAAAGTAGTTATTAACCAACAGTGATAACTCTATCAAATTTCTGATTATCAATATTATTAAGCTAGAATTGCCTGTCAACAACTTATGGTATCTAACTAAAGCAAGTAATGAGTAAATTTTTTATCCCTACTATTAACAAGCTATCATAATCACCATTTTTATTTTAAATTTTAAAATGAGAAAATAATAATATAATAAATGTTGATAACCTGTAAAGTTGATATCAATTAGAACCATGTTGTCTAAATAGCTAGTGGATTATAATTCGTAATTTTCCAGCAAATTAAAATTTTAAATGTCGAAGAGAAATAAGAAGGCGAAGAACCATAGGAAGAACGAGATTACAAAAGGTATTTTCACGGTTTTAGAAAAAGAACCACAAAAAAGCTTCAATTACAAACAAATAGCTGCAAAAATTGGGGTCACGGATACTCAAGAAAGAAATTTACTCATTAAGAGATTGGTGCAACTCAAGGAAACTAAAAGAATTCAGGAGAGTAGTAGAGGCAATTATAAAACTTTAGAGGACAACAAAACCCACCACGAGGGAATTGTTGATATCACAGGAAGAGGAAATGCCTACATTGTAATTGAGGGAATGGAGGATGATGTCTTCGTTCAGGCTAATAAAATAAACAAAGCTTTTCATAAGGATAAAGTAGAGGTGTTTATACGCCCCAGAAGGAACGGTAAGAAATTAGAGGGAGAGGTAGTAAAGGTTTTAGAACGCTATAAGAATACGTTCGTGGGAATCGTAGATATGCAAAAGACCTTTGCCTTTGTACGACCTACGGATTTTAGAATGTATACTGATATTTTTGTTTCTCAGGACAAACTCAAGAATGCTAAGGACGGAGATAAAGTTTTAGTAGAAATTACCGATTGGCCGGACGATAAGGATTCCCCTTATGGAAAGGTTACCGAAGTTCTGGGCAAACCGGGAGAACACGATACGGAGATACACTCCATCTTGGCGGAATATGGTCTTCCCTATGAGTTTCCTGGGGAAGTGCAAAGTTTTGCGGACGGCTTGGATACTCAAATTAAGCCCGAGGAAATTTCAAAGCGGAGGGATATGCGTGACGTGTTGACCTTTACCATAGACCCTAAGGATGCCAAGGATTTTGATGATGCCCTTTCCTTTAAAATTCTAGAGAACGGTAATTATGAAATAGGTATTCACATTGCCGATGTATCTCATTATTTAAAAGAAGGTACGGTATTGGATGAGGAAGCTTACGATAGGGCCACTTCGGTATACCTTGTAGACAGGGTTGTTCCTATGTTACCGGAAGTACTTTCCAACAATGCTTGTTCGTTAAGACCTAACGAGGAAAAATATACTTTTTCAGCCATTTTTGAATTGGATAGAAAAGGGCAGATTAAAGGTCAGTGGTTTGGAAGAACAATCATTAATTCCAATGAACGTTTCTCTTATGAAGAGGCACAGCATATTATAGAATCTGAAAAAGGATTTATTCCAAAAGAAGTCTCGATTAGAAAATCCGAATACAAAGTTGATGATGAAGTGGTGGAAGCCACTTTGACCATGAACAGACTGGCCAGGGACATGCGAGCGAAAAGAATGGACCAGGGTGCCATTTCTTTTGATAAAGTAGAGGTACGTTTTAACCTTAATGAAAAGAACGAGCCAACTAGTGTTTATTTTAAGGAATCAAAAGATGCCAATAAACTTATTGAAGAGTTTATGCTCTTGGCCAATAGAAAAGTGGCAGAGTTTATAGGTAAACAGAAACCTATAAAAACTTTCGTTTATAGGGTTCATGATGATCCGGATGAAGAAAAATTAATAGCCTTAAACGGGATTGTATCCAGATTTGGACACAAGCTTAACTTTAAAGATAAAAAATCCATTAGTGCATCCTTAAATCAACTCTTGGATGATGTTAAGGGTCAAAAGGAACAGAATTTGGTGGACACGCTTGCCATACGTAGTATGAGCAAGGCCGTGTATACGGTGGACAATATAGGACATTATGGTCTTGCTTTTGATTATTATACGCACTTTACTTCACCTATTCGAAGATATCCCGACGTAATGGTACATCGTCTACTTCAACATTACTTGGATGGTGGAAAATCTGCAAAGGCGGAGCTGTATCAAGAAAAATGTAAGCATTCTTCGGACATGGAATATCTTGCGTCAAGCGCAGAACGGGATTCTATAAAATACATGCAGATAAAATTCATGCAGGACCACCAAGATGAAGAATTTGTTGGGGTAATAAGTGGGGTCACAGAATGGGGTATCTATGTGGAGATAATAGAGAATAAATGTGAAGGTATGGTTCGTATCCGAGACATAAAAGGAGATTATTATATCTTTGACAATAAGGAATATGCAATCGTCGGTGAGAGAACCAAGAAAACATATCAATTAGGTGACGAAGTAATTGTAATGGTTAAGAACACAGATTTGGTGAAACGTCATCTGGATTTCACGCTCCTAGGTAAAAACGAATAGGCATTTTGGAACAGCTTTTGCTTAGTAAGGCTAGTTAAATAAAAAAACCAACAGAATGAAACAAATTATAGTGTTGTTATTTCTTTGTGGGTTACAAATAATAAATGCACAGGAAAATAAAGTAACCAAAAGTTTGGATAAGTTTTCTGAACTCAAGGGTTTTGACGGCCTTTCCATAAACCTTATCAAATCAACTGAAAATAAGGCAGTAATTACCGGGGATAATACAGATAAGGTTGCCATTGTAAATAATGATGGCATTCTTAAAGTGCGAATGCAGATAGGCAAGATTTTCAGTGGTTATAAAACTTTCGTAGATATTTATTATACCGAAAAATTGGTGGTGATAGACGTTAACGAAGATGCTAGGATTATATCTGAAGGAGTCATAAAACAGGATGTTTTAGAACTTAAGGCACAAGAAGGCGGGGAGTTAATAGTAACTGCAGAGGTTGAACAAATGCTGATTAAATCGGTTTCTGGTGGTGTAATTAAAACATCCGGATTCTCGGATTTACAGGACGTTCAAATAAATACAGGTGGTGTTTACCAAGGTAAGAATTTTAAGACCAAATTCTCTACGGTTAATGTAAATGCCGGTTCTAGGGCAGAAATCTATGCCAGTGAATATGTTAGGGCCGCAGTGAAGGCTGGTGGTGAGGTACTCGTACATGGTAATCCTCCAAAGTTAGAAGAAAAGACAGTTTTTGGCGGAGTAATTAAAAAAGTATAGCAGTTTATGCTGGAAGATATACAGGCAGCAATTCCATTGGGTTTTTTGTTAAGCTTTATGATTGGACCTGTATTTTTTGTGCTTTTAGAGACCAGCGCTATAAAAGGATTCAGGGCGGCACTGTCTTTCAATTGCGGTGTAATTATCGCTGATATTATTTTCATCATTGCGGCTTACTTTAGTAGTTTTCAATTACTTGAAAACTTAAGTAATCAGCCAGGACTTTACGTTTTTGGAGGGGTAATATTATTGGTATATGGATTAACTACTTTTTTCAAAAGGGACTCTAAGGCCGTACGGAAGAAATCAATCAAGATTACTAGTGGGGATTACTTTGGGTTATTTGTTAAAGGTTTTTTATTGAACTTCATCAACATTGGTGTTCTCGTATTTTGGTTGGGTATCA
This sequence is a window from Maribacter aestuarii. Protein-coding genes within it:
- a CDS encoding cation diffusion facilitator family transporter — encoded protein: MGHGHHHHHSHGHSHPKVKGKNLLISIFLNIIITVSQVIGGLISGSLALISDALHNFSDVLSLIVSYIANVLSKKEASTNKTFGYKRAEIIAAFVNSATLIVVAIILIKEAIERFITPEEIESDLVIWLSLLGIAANGFSVLLIKKDANSNMNMKSAYLHLLTDMMASVAVLIGGLLMKFYQTYWVDPALTLAIALYLIYMGYDLLKDSTRVLMLFTPNTVQVQHIVQSIVKIQPVKNVHHVHIWQLNEDEVHLEAHIDFNEDIKLSQFDDILEKIEDELYHNHGINHVNIQPEFGKCDSKDIIVQD
- a CDS encoding RpiB/LacA/LacB family sugar-phosphate isomerase codes for the protein MKIAIGNDHAGTEYKLAVIGLLKSMQIEVLNHGTDGSDSVDYPDFVHPVAQDVEDGTVDYGIIICGSGNGASMTANKHQKVRAALCWNKEIVELAREHNDANILSLPARYIALPQALEMVTTFLKTEFAGGRHERRVEKIPCK
- the rnr gene encoding ribonuclease R — translated: MSKRNKKAKNHRKNEITKGIFTVLEKEPQKSFNYKQIAAKIGVTDTQERNLLIKRLVQLKETKRIQESSRGNYKTLEDNKTHHEGIVDITGRGNAYIVIEGMEDDVFVQANKINKAFHKDKVEVFIRPRRNGKKLEGEVVKVLERYKNTFVGIVDMQKTFAFVRPTDFRMYTDIFVSQDKLKNAKDGDKVLVEITDWPDDKDSPYGKVTEVLGKPGEHDTEIHSILAEYGLPYEFPGEVQSFADGLDTQIKPEEISKRRDMRDVLTFTIDPKDAKDFDDALSFKILENGNYEIGIHIADVSHYLKEGTVLDEEAYDRATSVYLVDRVVPMLPEVLSNNACSLRPNEEKYTFSAIFELDRKGQIKGQWFGRTIINSNERFSYEEAQHIIESEKGFIPKEVSIRKSEYKVDDEVVEATLTMNRLARDMRAKRMDQGAISFDKVEVRFNLNEKNEPTSVYFKESKDANKLIEEFMLLANRKVAEFIGKQKPIKTFVYRVHDDPDEEKLIALNGIVSRFGHKLNFKDKKSISASLNQLLDDVKGQKEQNLVDTLAIRSMSKAVYTVDNIGHYGLAFDYYTHFTSPIRRYPDVMVHRLLQHYLDGGKSAKAELYQEKCKHSSDMEYLASSAERDSIKYMQIKFMQDHQDEEFVGVISGVTEWGIYVEIIENKCEGMVRIRDIKGDYYIFDNKEYAIVGERTKKTYQLGDEVIVMVKNTDLVKRHLDFTLLGKNE
- a CDS encoding head GIN domain-containing protein → MKQIIVLLFLCGLQIINAQENKVTKSLDKFSELKGFDGLSINLIKSTENKAVITGDNTDKVAIVNNDGILKVRMQIGKIFSGYKTFVDIYYTEKLVVIDVNEDARIISEGVIKQDVLELKAQEGGELIVTAEVEQMLIKSVSGGVIKTSGFSDLQDVQINTGGVYQGKNFKTKFSTVNVNAGSRAEIYASEYVRAAVKAGGEVLVHGNPPKLEEKTVFGGVIKKV
- a CDS encoding LysE family translocator; this encodes MLEDIQAAIPLGFLLSFMIGPVFFVLLETSAIKGFRAALSFNCGVIIADIIFIIAAYFSSFQLLENLSNQPGLYVFGGVILLVYGLTTFFKRDSKAVRKKSIKITSGDYFGLFVKGFLLNFINIGVLVFWLGIIIIVGPSLENEPNRILVFFTTMLSAYFVTDIFKILLAKQLKKKLTYKRIHLIKKGIGLILVVCGIVLIVKGFLPQDKFDIKKGIERIEKIR